CTTTGCGCCCGCGCCGAGCTGACCTGCGAATGGGTCACCAACGAGTGGGATTCGATCATCCCCAACCTGGTCTCGGGGAACTACGACACGATCATCGCCGGCATGTCGATCAACGACGAGCGCGAGGAGGTGATCGACTTCACCCAGGATTACATCCCGCCCGCCACCTCCTCCTATGTGGCGCTGAGCGAGGACGCGCCGCTCGACGGCGTCGTCGCCGCGCAGACCTCGACCCTGCAATCGGGCTATATCTCGGAATCCGGTGCCACCCTGCTGGAATTCGCCACCGCCGACGAGATCGTCGCGGCGCTGCGCAACGGCGAGGCCGACGCGGTGTTCTTCGACACCGATTACCTGACGCCGATCGTCGAGGAATCCGCCGGCGAGCTGATCTTCGTGGGCGAGCCGGTGGTGCTGGGCCGCGGCACCGGCATGGGCATCCGCGAGAGCGATACCGAGCTCAAGGATACGTTCGACGCCGCGATCACCTCGATGAAGGAAGACGGCTCGCTGAACGAGTTGCTGGTCAAGTGGTTCGGCGAAGGCACCGACATCTACGAATGATGTGAGACAGCGGCGGCGGGCGCCCTGCCCCGCCGCCGCGGATCGCGCGCATGTTCTCCTTCTGCACCGACCCTTCGGTCCTTTCGACCCCGGCCTGGTTTGCCTGCTATTTCACCACGGGCAAGCTGATGCTGTTCTATGGCTCCTTCGGGACGGTGCTGCTGCTGCTGGCGATCACCGCACCGGTGGCGCTGGCCTTCGGCTTTGCCGGCGCCTCGGCGGCGCGGGCGCGGTTTGCACCGCTGCGCTGGCTCGGCAAGATCTATATCGCCATGGTGCGCGGCGTGCCGGACATCGTCTTCTTCCTGTTCTTCGTGATCGCGCTGGATCAGGGGCTGGAATATCTGCGGCACAAGATCAAATGCCCCGACTGGGATCAGCCGATCCGGCAGGGCTCGGATTTCATCGTCTGCCAGGCGGCCAAGCTGCCGCTGTCCACCGCGCCGCAGATCTGGCACGAGATCTACGGCTTCTCTCTGGCGGTGCTGACCTTTGCCATCGTCTTCGGCGCCTTTGCGGCGAATGTGCTTTTCGGCGCCATGCGCGCGGTGCCGCACGCGCAACTCGAGACGGCGGAGGCTTATGGCATGACCCATCGCCAGACCTTCTGGCGCATCCTCATCCCGCAGATGTGGGTCTATGCGCTGCCCGGCCTGTCGAACCTGTGGATGGTGCTGATCAAGGCGACGCCGCTGCTCTTCCTGCTGGGGGTCGAGGACATCGTCTACTGGGCGCGCGACCTGGGCGGCGCCAAGACCGCGCGCTTCAGCGATTACCCGCATGCGGACTGGCGGGTGTGGTATTTCCTCGGGCTGCTGATCTTCTACCTCGCCTTCACCCGGCTGTCCGAGATCGCGCTCGCCCGCCTCATGAAGAAACTCACCCACGGTCAGGCGACCATGGGCGGCGAAGCCCAGAGGAAAGCGGCATGATCCGGCCCCATCCCCCCGCCCCGGACCTGATCCGGGGCCTCAGCGGCGGCCAGGAGGCCCAGGGTCGAGCCCGGGTCGGGAGGCGCGCATGAGCTGCTGGGACGTGGTGGCCGATTACGGGCTGCGCTCGCTGGGCATCGGCGAGCGGCTGCTGCCGCGCGACGATTTCACCGTCTGCAAACAGGTGGTGCTGATCGGCTCTGGGATGATCTGGAACGTCTATTTCGGCGTGCTGGCGCTGGTCTCGGGCTTCTTCCTCGCCACGGCGGTGGCGGTGGGCAAGGCCTCTAAGATATTCTGGCTGCGCAAGCTCAGCGAATGGTTTATCTTCGTGTTCCGGGGCTCGCCGCTCTTTATCCAGTTCTTCTTTGCCTATTTCCTGTTTCTCAGCCTGAAATCGCTCTCGCCGATCTTCGATCCGTTCTCCTCGGCCTGGCTGGGGGCGCTGGTGGTGCTGTTCCTCAACACCGCCGCCTATTCCGGCGAGATCTTCTACGGCGCGCTGCTCTCGGTGCCCAAGGGCGATATCGAGGCCGCCGATGCCTATGGTTTTTCCGGCTGGCCGCGCTTTCGCAAGATCGTCTGGCCGACCATGCTGCGGCTGGCCTGGCCCGCCTATACCAACGAGGCGATCTTTCTGTTCCACGCCACGACGCTGGTGTTCTTCTCGGGCTTTCCCGCCTGGCAACAGCGCGGCGACGCGCTCTATTACGCCAATTACTTCGCCGACAAGACCTTTAACCCCTTCGTCGCCTACCCGATCCTCGCGGGCTATTTCATCGTGCTGACGCTGCTGGTCATCGCGCTCTTCGGCGCCATCAACCGCCGCCTCAACCGGCACCTGCCGCAGGCGCGGCAATCGCGGGTGCGCTACCGCCCCAACCTGATGCGCTGAGCCCGCCCTTTCATCTTTCCGTCAAATACTCCCCCGCCGGAGGCGTCCTGCCGCTTGCCAGCCGCGCGTGGCACCGTTACGCTGGAATTTGATCAAATTCCCAACTGGTGACCCATGAACGACCCCAAAAGCTGGCTGCGCAAGAACCCGCAGGTCCGCACCATCCGCGCGGCGGCCTCCGACCTCAACGGACAACCGCGCGGCAAACGCGTGCCGGCGCGCTTTGCCGACAAGGTGGTCGAGGACGGCACGCGCTTTCCGCTCTCGGTGCTCAATCTCGACATCTGGGGCGAGGATATCGACGACAGCCCGCTGGTCTTCGAGACCGGCGACCGCGACGGCGTGCTCTGGCCGACCGAACGCGGGTTCGTGCCGATGCCCTGGCTGGAGGCGCCCACCGCGCTGCTGCCGATCTGGATGTATCGCGAGGATGGCCGCCCCTTCGAAGGCGACCCGCGCCACGCCCTGGCCTCGGTGCTCAAGCGCTATCGCAAGAAGGGCCTGACGCCGGTGGTGGCGATCGAGCTGGAATTCTTCCTGATCGACGACAGCGGCAAATCGCTCCAGGTGCCGCTCTCGCCCCGTTCGCAAAAGCGGCGCAAGGCGGCGGAGGTGATGTCGATCCGGGCGCTGGACGCCTTCGACATCTTCTTCACCGATCTCTACGACGCCTGCGAGGATATGGACATCCCCGCTGATACCGCGATCTCGGAGGCGGGGCTGGGCCAGTTCGAGCTCAACCTGATGCACCAGCCCGACGCGCTGCATGCCGCCGACGACGCCTGGCTCTTCAAGATGCTGGTGCGCGGGCTGGCGCGGCGGCATGGCTTTGCCGCTTCCTTCATGGCGAAACCCTATGAGGACTACCCGGGCTCTGGCATGCATGTGCATTTCTCGGTTCTGGACGAGGACGGCAACAATATCTTCGACGATGGCGGCCCGAAGGGCACAGACACCATGCGCCACGCGGTGGCCGGGCTGATGGGGGCGATGCATGACAGCACGCTGATCTTTGCCCCGCATCTCAACAGCTACGACCGGCTGGTGCCCGAGAACCACGCGCCCTGCGGCATCTCCTGGGCCTATGAGAACCGCACCTCGGCGATCCGCATCCCCGGCGGCAGCCCCAAGGGACGGCGGATCGAGCATCGCGTCGCCGGCGGCGACGTGAACCCCTATCTGCTGCTGGCCACGCTGCTGGGCGCGGCGCTGATCGGCATCGAGGACGGGGTCGAGCCGCCGGCGCCGATCACCGGCAATGCCTATGCGCAGGAGCTGCCGCTGATCCCCGGAAGCTGGGGCGCCGCCATGGACGCGTTCGAGGCCAGCACGGTGATGCCGCGCATCCTGCCCGAGGGGCTGATCCGCAACCTGCTGCTGACCAAGCGGCAGGAGCTGCATTTCATGTCCGAACTCTCGCCCGCCGAACAGGTGGAAATCTATCTCGACACGGTCTGAGCCGGGCCTTGCCGCATGCGGGCGGCAGGGATAGGTTCGGGCCGACACAGCTATCGGTGCTTCATGAAAATCGGCATTCTGCAAACCGGCCTCGTGCCGGAAATCCTGGCGCAAGAGACCGGGCAATACCCCGCCATGTTCGAACGCCTGCTGGGCGGTCAGGGCTTTGACTTCCAGACCTGGTCGGTGGTCGAGGGGGAGTTGCCGCCGGGGCCGGACGCCGCAGACGGCTGGCTGATCACCGGCTCGCGCCACGGCGCCTATGAGGATCACCCCTGGATCGCGCCGCTGGAGTCGCTGATCCGGGCGATCTACGACAGCGGCCGCCCGCTGGTCGGGGTCTGCTTCGGCCACCAGATCATCGCCCAGGCGCTTGGCGGCAAGGTCGAGAAATTCGACGGCGGCTGGACTGTGGGGCCGACGCTCTACCGCTATCCCGACGGGGTGAAGCTGGTGCAGGCCTGGCATCAGGATCAGGTGACCGAGCTGCCGCCCGGCGCCGAGGTGGTGGCCTCTGCCGAGCGCTGCAAATACGCCGCCCTGCTCTATCCGGGCCATGCCTATACGGTGCAGCCGCATCCCGAGTTCGACGCGGCATTCGTGCAGGGGCTCATCGACCATCGCGGCCCGGGCGTGGTGCCGCAGGAGCAGCTCGACGCGGCGGCGGAGAAGCTGCCGCTGCAACTCGACAGCCCCGATCTCGGCGCGCAGTTCGCGCGGTTTTTCAAGGAGGGCCGCATCGCATGAGCGACTGGACCGAACAACTGCCCGACGCCGCTGCCGCCTATCTCGAAGGCCGCCGGCTCGACGAGGTGGAATGCATCGTCGCCGACCTGCCGGGCATCGCCCGGGGCAAGGCGGTGCCGGCGTCGAAATTCGCCCGCCAGGCCTATTTCCACCTGCCGGATTCGATCTTTTACCAGACCATCACCGGCGAATGGGGCGAGGCCGCCGGCGAAGAGGGGTTCATCGAGCGCGACATGATCCTGAAGCCGGACATGTCCACCGCCAGCGCCGCGCCCTGGACCGGCGACTGGACGCTTCAGGTGATCCATGACGCTTTCGACCGCCACGGTGAACCGATCCCCTATGCGCCGCGCAATGTGCTGAAACGCGTGGTGAAGCTCTACGAGGATCAGGGCTGGACCCCGGTGGTGGCGCCGGAGATGGAGTTTTTCATCGTCGCGCGCAATCTCGACCCGGCCAAGGATATCGAGCCGATGATGGGTCGCTCGGGCCGCCCGGCCGCCGCGCGTCAGGCCTATTCGATGACCGCCGTCGACGAGTTCGGCCCGGTGATCGACGATATCTACGATTTCGCCGAGGCGCAGGGGTTCGAGATCGACGGCATCACCCAGGAGGGCGGCGCCGGGCAGCTCGAGATCAACCTGCGCCATGGCGATCCGGTGAAGCTTGCCGACGAGGTGTTCTTCTTCAAGCGGCTGATCCGCGAGGCCGCGCTGCGCCACGATTGCTTTGCCACGTTCATGGCGAAACCCATCGCCAACGAGCCGGGCTCGGCCATGCATATCCACCATTCGGTGATGGAGACAGCGACCGGGCGCAATATCTTTTCCGGACCGCAGGGCGGCGAGACGGATGCGTTCTTCCACTTCATCGGCGGTTTGCAGACGCATCTGCCGGCGGCGGTGGCGGTGATGGCACCCTATGTGAACTCCTATCGCCGCTATGTGCGCGACCATGCGGCGCCGATCAACCTGGAATGGGGCCGCGACAACCGCACCACCGGCATCCGCATCCCGCTCTCGGGGCCGGACAGTCGGCGGGTGGAGAACCGGCTGGCGGGGATGGATTGCAACCCCTATCTCGGCATCGCCGCCTCGCTGGCCTGCGGCTATCTCGGGCTGATGGAGGAGCGGCGCCCGTCGAAACAGTTCCGCGGCGACGCTTATGAGGGCGAGGGCGATATTCCCCGCGTGCTGGGCTCGGCACTGGATCTCTGGGACGAGGCGGATGCGCTGCACGATGTGCTGGGGCCGGAGTTTGCGCGGGTCTATTCGATCGTGAAACGGGCGGAATACGAGGAATTCCTGGCGGTGATCTCGCCCTGGGAGCGCGAGCACCTGCTGCTGAACGTCTGATCTCGCGGAGCGCTTGCGCGCGCAGGGTGTCTCGGCGCCCGGGAGGCGCCTCGGAGCGGGTGGCGCGCTGACGCCTCGCTGAGAGCGCACGCGCATGTGGTGCGGCTGCGGTTGAGTATTTGAAGAAAGATGAAGGGGCTGGCTGTGGACCTGCTGTTTTCCAACGACCGGCGCGGGCATTATCCCCAGAGCTGGTATGCCGCGACCGCCGACGATCTGCCCGCCTTTCCGGCGCTGGAGGGGGCGCAGCGGGCGGATGTCTGTATCGTGGGCGCGGGCTTCACCGGGCTTTCGGCGGCGCTGCACATGGCGGAGGCCGGGCTCGACGTGGTGCTGCTGGAGGCGCATCGGGTGGGCTTTGGCGCCTCGGGGCGCAATGGCGGGCAGCTCGGGTCCGGGCAGCGGCAGGATCAGGTGACGCTGGAGCAGATGGTCGGGCGCGACGATGCGCGCCATCTCTGGGCGCTTGGCGAGGAGGCCAAGGATCTGGTGCGCGACCTGATCGCGCGGCACGGGATCGACTGCCACTATCGTGACGGCGTCGCCTGGTGCGGCTCGCGCCCGGGCGAGGTGGCGCATCTGCACGAGTATGCCGCGCATATGGGCCGGCATTACGGCTATGAGATCGAGGCGCTGGATGCGGAGGCATTTCACGCGCTCTGCCCCTCGCCCGATTACAGGGGCGGCGTGCTGGATATGGGCGCGGGCCATCTGCACCCGCTGCGCTTTTCGCAAGGATTGGCGCGGGCGGCGGCGGGGGCCGGGGCGCGGATCTTTGAGAACAGCCTTGTCACCGATGTGCAGGAGGGCGCGGAATGTACCGTGCAATGCGAACACGGCACGGTGCGGGCGGCGCAGGTGATCTATGCGGGCAATGGCTATCTCGGACGCTTGCAGCCGCAGGTGGCGCAGCGGGTGATGCCGATCAACAATTTCATCGTGGCCACCGAGCCGCTGGGGGAGCGCGCCGGGGACGTGCTGACCCGCGATGTGGCGGTCGCGGATTCGCGCCATGTGGTGAACTACTTCCGGCTCAGCCATGACGGACGGCTGCTCTTCGGCGGCGGCGAGAGCTATGGTTACCGCTTTCCGAAAGACATCGTCGCAAAGGTGCGCAAACCGATGCTGGAGATCTTTCCGCATCTAGAGGATGTGCGCATCGACTATGCCTGGGGCGGCACGCTTGGCATCACCATGAAGCGGCTGCCCTTTCTGGCGCGGCTGGCGCCGAACGTGCTGAGCGCTTCGGGCTATTCCGGCCACGGGGTCGGCACCGCGGTGCATGCCGGGCGGCTGCTGGCCGAGGCGGTGCGCGGGCAATCGGCAGGGTTCGACGCCATGGCCGCCCTGCCCGTGCCGGCCTTTCCCGGCGGCACCGCGCTACGCACCCCGCTGCTGACGCTCGCCATGACCTGGTACGCGCTGCGCGACCGGATCGGCCTCTGACACTGTCGTAACCTTGCGTCACATGCGCTGAAACCGTCCCGCGCCCGGGACGGTTTTCACTTGGCTGTCACAGAGCCGGTGTTTAAGCTTTCACAAAACCAATATTCGGGATTTTGAAAGATGAGCGCTCTTCCGAACATGCATCACGCCGAACCGATCCCCGAAGAGGCCCGCGCCGAGATCGAGCGCCTGCTGCAATCGGGCGATCTCTTTCGCTATACCGCGCCGGAAGATGCGCCCGTGGCGCTGCTCGAACGGGAATTCGCGGCGCTGATGGGCAGCAAATACGCGCTTGCAGTGTCGAGCTGTTCGGCGGCGCTGTTCCTGTCGCTGAAGGCGCTGGGGCTGCCGCGTGACGCGCGCGTCCTGCTGCCGGGCTTTACCTTTGCCGCCGTGCCCTCTTCGGTGGTGCATGCGGATTGCGTGCCGGTGCTGTGTGAGGTGGGTGACAACTACCGCGTCGATCTGGCGGATTTCGAGGCCAAGCTCGAGGGCGTCTCGGCGGTGATCATCTCCCATATGCGCGGCCACACCTCGGATATGGATGCGATCATGCGGCTCTGCGATGCGCGCGGCCTGCCGGTGATCGAGGACGCGGCGCACAGCCTCGGCACGGTCTGGGGCGGGCGCAAGATCGGCACCATCGGCAAGATCGGCTGCTTCTCCTTCCAGAGCTACAAGCTGGTGAATGCCGGCGAGGGTGGCATCCTGGTCACCGACGATGCCGATGTGGTGGCGCGCGCGGTGATCCTCTCGGGCGCATACGAGCATAACTGGAAGAAGCACATGGCGCGCGGCGACAACCGCGCCGATCTGGAAGAGGCCTTTGCCCGCTGGCAGAACCGGCTGCCGCTCTACAATCTGCGCATGTCGAACCTGTCGGCGGCGGTGATCCGGCCGCAGTTGCCGCAGATCGAGCGCCGGGTCGTGGAGGGGCGGCGCAACCACGATTTTGTCGCCGAGCGGATCAATCTCAGCCCCTGGATCGAGGTGCCGGAAAAGCTCGGCCCCGAAGAGCGCGCGCCGGATTCGCTGCAATTCAACCTCGTGGGCATGAGCCGCGACGAGATGCGCGCCTTTGCCGATACCGCCGAGGAGATGGGGGTCAAGGTGCAGGTCTTTGGCCTCTCGACCGACAATGCCCGCGCCTTCTGGAACTGGCAGTTCATGGGCGAGATCCCCGAACTGCCGCGCACCCGCGCCATGCTGGAGCGCGCCTGCGATACGCGCCTGCCCGCACGTCTGACGCTGGAGGAGTGCGCCGGCGTGGCCGATGTGCTGGTCGCCGCCGCCGAGGCGGTGATGGGCGAGACCCGCGCCTACGGCACCTGAGCAGGTGCCGGGAGGGGCGGAGGCCCCCCGCCCTCCCCCGCTTACTTGTCCATCTTCGACAGCTTGGCCTGAAGCTCGGCGAGCTGCTTCTTGATGGCGTCGAGATCTTCCTCTTCGGCCTCTGCGCCTTCGGGGCCGGACCACTGGTTGCCCATGCCGCCGGTCATCGCCTTGAGAAACGCCTCCTGCTGCGCCTGCATGGCCTCGAGCCCGGGGATCTTGGGCATCATCGGGTTCATGTGGCTCACGCTTTCGGCCCATTTCGACTGGCTGTCGCGGAAGGCCTCGAAACTGGCGGCGAGGAACTGCGGCACCACCGAGGTCGCCTGGGTGGTGTAGCTGCGCACGAGATCGGTCAGCACATTGATCGGCAGCACCGACTCGCCCCGGCTTTCATGCTCCGCGACGATCTGGAGCAGGTATTGCCGAGTCAGATCGTCGCCGGATTTCAGATCCACGATCTGCACGTCGCGCCCGTCGCGGATAAAGCCTGCGATGTCCTCCAGCGTGACGTAATCGCTCGTCTCGGTGTTGTAGAGACGACGGCTTGCATAGCGCTTGATCAGCAACGGTTTTTCTTTGTCAGCCACGTGTCGCCCTCCCTGGGATGCAGCGTTGCAGAAAAAGCCTATGCGAGCGCAGAAAAAAAGAAAAGCCTTGCGTTGAAGGATTTGAACCGCGCGGTTCAACGGTCTGGCGACGGGTGATCGTGTTGCGGCGCATGACGCCGTCAGCGTCATCAGGAGGCCGAGCGCTGCGCTACGCCGGGAGCTCCGCGCGCGGCCTCCTACACCAAGCGTTGGGACACTACCAAGTTGATATTTTTCTCGAACGTGCCATTCATGATGCATGGAAATCCAAGCGATCTTCGATAAGAGCTTTTCTGGCCCTCCACCCGATGCGGTGTGGATTGTGGAAAGCGCCTCCAACCGAAAGTGGTTTGCGTCGGCAAAGTCCAATCTTGATCCGGGCAGCGCACTTTTCTCGTTGGAGCGATATCGTTCGGTCGATACCGCTTTGTCACGTGGTTTGGGGCATCAAGGATCATTTTCCCCGGTGGCAACGAATACTCTTTCTCGGCTTGCCGCCCGCGCTTTTGGTTCCCTCCGAAATAGAGCAAGAAGGCTGCTGGCTACGGCGACCAAACGCGTCGTTTTAAATCGTACATAAAACTCCGCTCCGTCCGGCACAGCCGGCATTCCCGCCCCGACACCTCCAAAGGCCCCTCAGGTCGCGCTCACCCAAAATGGGCTCATATAGCGCTGCACCATTGATGTATGCCCCATGCCGAAAGCCTGCGCCACAAACGGCAAAGGGCGGGCCCTATGAGCCCGCCCTTCGATTCAATCCGTACCCGTGGCGGCGCTCAGCCGGCGGAGGTGCCCTCTTTCTTCTGATCGGCGTAGATCATCAGCGGCTTGGCGTCGGAGGTCACCGCCTCTTCGTTCACCACCACCTCGGTCACGTCGTCCATGCCCGGCAGCTCGAACATGGTGTCGAGCAGGATACCTTCGAGGATCGAGCGCAGGCCGCGTGCGCCGGTCTTGCGTTCGATGGCCTTCTTGGCGATGGCCGAAAGCGCATCGTCGGTGAAGGTCAGCTGCGTGTCCTCCATCTCGAACAGGCGCTGATACTGCTTGATGAGGGCGTTCTTGGGCTGGGTCAGGATGGTGACCAGCGCGTCTTCGTCGAGATCCTCCAGCGTCGCGATCACCGGCAGACGGCCGACGAATTCCGGGATCAGGCCGAATTTCAGCAGATCCTCGGGTTCGAGATCCTTGAAGACCTCGCCCACGCCGCGCTCTTCGGGGTCGCGCACATCGGCACCGAAGCCCATGGCCGAGCCCTTGCCGCGCTGCGCGATGATCCGGTCGAGACCGGCAAATGCGCCGCCGCAGATGAAGAGGATGTTGGTCGTGTCCACCTGCAGGAATTCCTGCTGCGGATGCTTGCGCCCGCCCTGCGGCGGCACGCTCGCAACCGTGCCCTCCATCAGCTTGAGCAGCGCCTGCTGCACGCCCTCGCCCGAGACGTCGCGGGTGATCGAGGGATTTTCCGACTTGCGGGTGATCTTGTCGACCTCGTCGATATAGACGATGCCGCGCTGCGCGCGCTCGACATTGTACTCGGAGGCCTGAAGCAGCTTGAGGATGATGTTCTCCACATCCTCGCCCACATAGCCGGCCTCGGTCAGCGTGGTGGCGTCGGCCATGGTGAAGGGCACATCGAGGATGCGCGCCAGCGTCTGCGCCAGCAGCGTCTTGCCGCAGCCGGTGGGGCCGATCAGCAGGATGTTCGACTTCGCCAGCTCGATATCCGCGGATTTCTGCGAGTGGTTCAGACGTTTGTAATGGTTGTGCACCGCGACCGAGAGCACGCGCTTGGCCATCATCTGACCGATCACGTAATCGTCGAGCACTTCGCAGATCTCGCGCGGGCTGGGCACCCCCTCGGAGGACTTCAGGCCAGCGCCCTTGGTCTCCTCGCGGATGATGTCCATGCAGAGCTCGACACATTCGTCGCAGATGAAGACGGTCGGCCCCGCGATCAGCTTGCGAACCTCATGCTGGCTCTTGCCGCAGAAGCTGCAATAAAGGGTGTTCTTGCTGTCGCCGCCGGAATTCGTCGCCATATCGCACCTTTCGGGGCCTGTTCTCCGCGTTGGCTGTGCCAGACTGCCAGCCAAAGGCCCATCAACTTCGCCAATTCTGCAAAGCTTAGGCTACAGCCCTGCGCTCTACAATCCGAAAAACGCCCCGCCGCCCGCAGACGGCGGGGCGAAAGATCACGATTTGGCCTCTTCCGCGGCGCCGCGGCTGTCGACGATATCGTCGATGAGGCCCCATGCCTTGGCATCCTCGGGCGCCATGAAGTTGTCGCGCTCCAGCGCCGCCTCGACATTTTCCAGCGTCTGGCCGGTATGTTTCACGTAAATTTCATTGAGGCGTCGCTTCAGCTTCAGCGTTTCCTCGGCATGAATCATGATGTCGGTCGCCTGGCCCTGGTAGCCGCCGGAGGGCTGGTGGACCATGATGCGGCTGTTGGGCAGCGAGAAGCGCATGCCGGCCTCGCCCGCCGTCAGCAGCAGCGAGCCCATGGAGGCCGCCTGGCCGATCACCAGGGTCGAGACCTTGGGCCGGATGTACTGCATGGTGTCGT
The window above is part of the Salipiger abyssi genome. Proteins encoded here:
- a CDS encoding ATP-dependent Clp protease proteolytic subunit, which produces MKDPYETYMNTLVPMVVEQTSRGERAYDIFSRLLKERIIFVSGPVHDGMSSLIVAQLLHLEAENPSKEISMYINSPGGVVTSGLSIYDTMQYIRPKVSTLVIGQAASMGSLLLTAGEAGMRFSLPNSRIMVHQPSGGYQGQATDIMIHAEETLKLKRRLNEIYVKHTGQTLENVEAALERDNFMAPEDAKAWGLIDDIVDSRGAAEEAKS